The Anolis carolinensis isolate JA03-04 chromosome 1, rAnoCar3.1.pri, whole genome shotgun sequence genome window below encodes:
- the dapl1 gene encoding death-associated protein-like 1 codes for MTQVEASAPPSPLKGGHSPAVKAGGMRVSKKVENAPAEKKSKLSGKEKTKGHPSSSPGNTMASSVNVLKMQSMGVLLADTLEKFAHKLPPAASQVAHQKPRPTLEKTILPKRMCIIQQPSKC; via the exons ATGACTCAGGTGGAAGCGTCCGCACCGCCCTCCCCGCTGAAAGGGGGCCACTCCCCCGCAG TCAAAGCTGGAGGTATGAGAGTTTCCAAGAAGGTGGAAAATGCACCTGCAGAGAAAAAATCCAAATTGTCTGGGAAGGAAAAGACAAA ggGCCATCCCTCATCTTCTCCAGGAAACACCATGGCCAG CTCTGTGAATGTCCTAAAAATGCAGAGTATGGGTGTCTTGCTGGCAGACACACTGGAGAAA TTTGCACATAAACTTCCGCCAGCTGCCTCACAAGTAGCGCATCAAAAGCCACGACCCACACTGGAGAAGACTATATTGCCCAAAAGGATGTGCATTATTCAGCAGCCTTCGAAATGTTAA